Genomic segment of Sphingomonas sp. KRR8:
CTGAGGAAGCCCGCGAGGTAGTCGCGCTTGCGCTCCAAGGTCTCGGCCGGGCTCTCCGCCTCGACCCGAGCCTTGGGCGGATGGGCGACCTCCGTTACTTCCTCGATCTCGATCTTTCGTTCCTCGTTCATCCGAAGATCCGTTTCACTTTCTTGAGGCCCTCGATCAGCGCATCGATGTCGCTGCTGTCCGAATGGGCGGCAAAGCTGGCTCGGGCGGTGGCGGGCACTCCGAGCCAATCCATCAGTGGCTGGGCACAATGATGCCCGGCGCGGATCGCCACGCCCGCATCGTCCAAAATGGTGCCAACGTCGTGCGGATGCACCCCCTCGACGTTGAAACTGACAATGCCGGCGCTTTCCTCTGGTCCGTAGAGCGCCACGAAGCCGAGTTCGCGCAGCCGCGCGCGAGTCTCCGCTACCAGCGCCACCTCATGGGCATGCAGGTGTTCAACGCCAATCCCCTCAACCCAGTCGATGGCCGCAGCAAGTCCTATTCCGCCGACTATATGCGGCGTGCCTGCTTCGAACCGCTGCGGAGGCGGCATGAAAGTCGTGCGCTCGAAGGTCACCCTATCGATCATCGCCCCACCGCCCTGGTAGGGCGGCATGACCTCCAGCAGCGCCTTGCGGACCCAAAGCACGCCGATGCCGGTCGGCCCGTACAGCTTGTGGCCGGAGTAAGCGTAGAAGTCCGCCCCAAGCGCGGCGACGTCGACCGGCAGCCGCGGGGCGGCCTGGCAGCCGTCGAGCAACAGCAGCGCACCCGTGGCATGCGCAATGTCCGCCGCCCGCCGCGCATCGACAATCGAGCCAAGCACGTTCGAGACATGCGCGAAGCTGACGACCCGATGCTGGTCCGATATCAGTCGCTCGGCCGCATCCAAATCGATCTGCCCGTTCGCGGTCAGCGGGACCACGTCGATCTGATAACCGGCGAGTTGCCAAGGCACGATGTTGCTGTGATGCTCCAGCGCGGACACCAGCACCCGGTTGCGGCCTCCCTTCGGCAGCACCGATGCGACCAGGTTGATCGCCTCGGTCGCTCCGCGGGTGAACACCACTTCCTCCGCGCGGCCGCCGATCAGCTCCGCCGCCCGCGCCCGAGCCGCCTCATAGGCCAGCGTCATGTCGGCCGAACGCTGGTACACGCCGCGATGCACTGACGCGTAGTCCTTCGCATAGGCACGCGTGATGGCGTCGATCACCGCCTGGGGCTTCTGCGCAGAAACCGCGCTGTCGAGATAATGCCAGCCAGCGATCGCCGGGAACTGGTCGCGGACGTTGAGCTCCGCGCGGACGGGCGCCTGGATGTTCATGCCGCTACCCGTCTGAGCAGCGCGCGCGTCGCTTCGACCAGCTCTTCGCGCCGGTCCTCCGGCGCCTCGTCCCACAGCTGCAAGACGAAGCCTTCGAGCAGCAACGCCTTGGCATCGGCCGGCGGCAGGCCGCGCGACAAGGCATAGAACAGCTGGTTCGCATCGAGCTCGCCCACGCTGGCACCGTGAGCGCACTTCACGTCGTCGGCATAGATTTCCAGCTCCGGCTTGCAGTTCGCCGTCGCCCCCCGGTCGAGCAGCATGGCCTTCACCGACTGCTCGCCGTCTACCTTCTGCGCATGCCGAGCGACCGCCACCTTGCCGAGATAGCTGCCGGTCGCCTTGTCGCCGAGCACGCTGCGCACCGTCTGACGGGAGGTGCCGTTTGGCTCTTCGTGCCGCACGACGGTCACAATCTCCTGCGTCGCCGAACCGCCCGCGATGTTGGCCGCGTGCAGTCCGAAATGGCCGCCATCGCGCACCGTCACATCCACTTCGACCCGGCCATATTCCGTCGCGCCGTTCAGCGCGAACAGGTCCAGACTGGCCCCCAGTTCGATCACGACCCGTGCTCGATGCACCTCGACCGGCTCGCGACCGACCAGCAGCACGTGGCTGTGCCGCTCGCCCGCCGGCACCACGATCTCACGCGCGTCGGCGAGGTCGCCCCAGACCCGCTTCAGCGCATCGAGGTCGGCGTAGCGGTACGCCTCGTCCTTGCGGGTGGGGAGCTCAAGAAGGCTCATGCGACTTCCGCATACCCCTCGCGCTCGAGTTCGTGGGCCAGCTCCGGCCCTCCGGAGCGAACGATCTGCCCGGCGCTCAGCACGTGGACCTTGTCTGGCTGCACAACGTCGAGCAGCCGTTGGTAGTGGGTGATGAGCAGCACGCCGCGATCGGGCGCGCGCATGATGCGGTTGATGCCCGCGCCAACGATTCGAAGCGCGTCGATGTCGAGGCCGCTGTCCGTCTCGTCCAGCACGGCGAACTTCGGCCGCATAATGCCCATCTGCACCATCTCCGCCCGCTTCTTCTCGCCGCCCGAGAAGCCGACGTTGACCGGTCGCTTGAGCATGTCGACGTTCATGCCGAGCTCGCCCGCTTCGGCGCGCGCAAGCCGGATGAACTCGGCGCCCGATAGCTCTGCTTCGCCCCGCGCGCGCCGCTGAGCGTTCAGGCCCTCCCGAATGAATTGCATCGAGGAAACGCCGGGAATCTCGACAGGATATTGAAAGCCGAGGAACAACCCGGCCGCCGCCCGCTCGTGCGGCTCCATGCCAAGCAGGTCCTCGCCCAGGAAGGTGACGGACCCGCCCGTCACTTCGTAGCCGGGCCGCCCGCCGAGCACATAAGCCAGCGTCGACTTGCCCGCTCCGTTCGGCCCCATGATCGCATGCACCTCGCCCGCCGGCACGGAGAGGCTGAGGCCGTTCAGGATCGGCTTGTCCGCGACGGTCGCGTGGAGGTCGGTGATGTCGAGCATGGTCACTTGCGGCGGTCTTCTTCGATGAGACAATGGGAGAGGTAGGAGCGACGCAGGGCGTCAACGGTATCCTGCCGCATGCTCTCAAGCAGGCGCTTGTCGTTGAGCGCGCGCTGACGATCCTCGATTGCGGCGTCGGCGAGATCGAGCTTCTTCTTGTCGGGTGCGCTCGCGACACTCGCCTCGCGCAGCAGGCGCCGCTGCTCGGCCAGCGCGAGCCGGTCGGCAACAATGCTTTCCTGCTCCCGATAGGCGTCGATCATGAACTGGCTTCGACGCGCAGGCTCTGCCGTGAACACCGGGTTGATCGTGGCACGGTCGCACCGCCCGACACTCGCCCCAAGACCGTCCAGCTCGGCTGACGTCGCAGCTGCATAGAGCAGAAACATCAACCAACGCTCCCCTCGAGACTGATGCCCAGCAGCTTCTGCGCCTCGACGGCAAACTCCATCGGGAGCTGCTTCAGCACCTCGCGCGCGAAGCCGTTGACGATCAGCGCCACTGCCGCTTCCTGGTCGAGCCCGCGGGCCATGGCGTAGAACAACTGGTCCTCACTGATCTTGGACGTGGTTGCTTCATGCTCGATGGTCGCGGTCGGGTTCTTGACCTCGATGTAGGGCACCGTGTGCGCCCCGCACTGATCGCCGAGCAGCAGGCTGTCGCACTGGGTGAAATTGCGGACGTTCTCCGCGCCAGGCAGCACCCGGACCAGCCCGCGATAGGTGTTGTCGCTGCGTCCCGCGCTGATCCCCTTGCTGACGATGGTTGAGCGGGTGTTCGCGCCGATGTGCACCATCTTGGTGCCGGTGTCGGCCTGCTGGCGGTTGTTGGTCAGCGCCACCGAATAGAACTCGCCGACGCTTCCCTCGCCCTTCAGGATGCAGCTCGGATATTTCCAGGTGATGGCACTGCCGGTCTCGACCTGGGTCCAGCTCACCTTGCTCCGCGCGCCCGAGCACATCGCCCGCTTGGTGACGAAGTTGAAGATGCCGCCCTTGCCCTCGGCATCGCCCGGATACCAGTTCTGGACGGTGCTGTACTTCACCTCCGCATCCTCGTGCGCGAAGATCTCGACCACCGCGGCGTGCAGCTGATTCTCATCGCGCATCGGCGCGGTGCAGCCTTCGAGGTAGGACACGTAGCTGCCCTTGTCGGCGACGATCAGCGTGCGCTCGAACTGACCGGTGTTCTCCGCATTGATACGGAAATAGGTCGACAGCTCCATCGGGCAGCGGACGCCCTCGGGGATGTAGACGAACGTGCCGTCGGAGAAGACCGCCGAGTTGAGGCACGCGAAGTAATTGTCGCGCTGCGGCACGACCGAGCCGAGATACTTGCGGACCAGGTCCGGAAATTCCTTCACCGCCTCGCTGATGGAGCGGAAGATAACCCCGGCCTTGTTCAGCTCCTCGCGGAACGTGGTGGCGACCGAGACACTGTCGAAGACCGCGTCAACCGCCACCTTGCGCGCGCCCTCGACGCCCGCGAGCACCTTCTGCTCCTCGATCGGAATGCCGAGCTTCTCGTAGGTGCGGCGGATCTCCGGATCGAGCTCGTCGAGCGAGGCGATCGTGGGCCGCTGCTTGGGCTCAGCGTAATAATAAGCGTCCTGGTAATCGATCTTGGGGATGTCGAGCTTGGCCCAGTCGACCTCCTCCATCTCCAGCCACGCGCGATAGCCCTTCAGCCGCCACTCAAGCAGCCACTCGGGCTCGCCCTTCTTGGCGCTGATGAACCGAACCGTATCCTCGCTCAATCCCTTGGGCGCGAAGTCGGATTCGATGTCGCTGCTGAAGCCCCACTCGTAAGTGGCAAGCTTGTCGACCGCCTCATGCGCTTCGCGGTTCCTGATCTGAACGTCGTCGGTCATGCGGGTTCCAGGTGACGCTGGCGCGCCAGTTGTTCGAGGGTCACCGCTGCAAGCGCACCGCGCACGGCGGTGCTGACGATGTTCATGTGCGGCTTGACCCGGCAGTGCGCATCGAGCGCGCAGTCGCTGGCATCGTCGGAGCCGCTGCACTGGGTCATGGCGATTGGCCCTTCGACCGCCTCGATGATGTCGGCAAGGCTGATCGCCGCGGGTGGCCGCGAGAGCGTGAACCCGCCGCCGGCGCCACGAACACTCTCCAACAGCCCCGCCAGCCCGAGTTTGCCCATCAGCTTCTGCGCTGTCGGTAGCGGCACGCCCGTCGCCGCCGCCAGCGCGGACGCACTCAGCCGTTCACCCGTGGGAGCACGAGCGGCGGCGGTCATGATCACGACCGCATAATCGGCGAGATGAGTCAGGCGCATAGCAAAGTGGAGCTTTCTGGTCCGATTTAGGCGGGAACGCCCCGACTTACAACCGGGCTCTTGCAGGCTTGGCGCGTCCGTTCCTCAGGACAGGATGTAAGTATCTGTGGAGCTATTGATCCGAAGATCTCGGGGCTGCCTAGCCGACCTTGTTCA
This window contains:
- a CDS encoding cysteine desulfurase, with the translated sequence MNIQAPVRAELNVRDQFPAIAGWHYLDSAVSAQKPQAVIDAITRAYAKDYASVHRGVYQRSADMTLAYEAARARAAELIGGRAEEVVFTRGATEAINLVASVLPKGGRNRVLVSALEHHSNIVPWQLAGYQIDVVPLTANGQIDLDAAERLISDQHRVVSFAHVSNVLGSIVDARRAADIAHATGALLLLDGCQAAPRLPVDVAALGADFYAYSGHKLYGPTGIGVLWVRKALLEVMPPYQGGGAMIDRVTFERTTFMPPPQRFEAGTPHIVGGIGLAAAIDWVEGIGVEHLHAHEVALVAETRARLRELGFVALYGPEESAGIVSFNVEGVHPHDVGTILDDAGVAIRAGHHCAQPLMDWLGVPATARASFAAHSDSSDIDALIEGLKKVKRIFG
- a CDS encoding SufD family Fe-S cluster assembly protein produces the protein MSLLELPTRKDEAYRYADLDALKRVWGDLADAREIVVPAGERHSHVLLVGREPVEVHRARVVIELGASLDLFALNGATEYGRVEVDVTVRDGGHFGLHAANIAGGSATQEIVTVVRHEEPNGTSRQTVRSVLGDKATGSYLGKVAVARHAQKVDGEQSVKAMLLDRGATANCKPELEIYADDVKCAHGASVGELDANQLFYALSRGLPPADAKALLLEGFVLQLWDEAPEDRREELVEATRALLRRVAA
- the sufC gene encoding Fe-S cluster assembly ATPase SufC, translating into MLDITDLHATVADKPILNGLSLSVPAGEVHAIMGPNGAGKSTLAYVLGGRPGYEVTGGSVTFLGEDLLGMEPHERAAAGLFLGFQYPVEIPGVSSMQFIREGLNAQRRARGEAELSGAEFIRLARAEAGELGMNVDMLKRPVNVGFSGGEKKRAEMVQMGIMRPKFAVLDETDSGLDIDALRIVGAGINRIMRAPDRGVLLITHYQRLLDVVQPDKVHVLSAGQIVRSGGPELAHELEREGYAEVA
- the sufB gene encoding Fe-S cluster assembly protein SufB encodes the protein MTDDVQIRNREAHEAVDKLATYEWGFSSDIESDFAPKGLSEDTVRFISAKKGEPEWLLEWRLKGYRAWLEMEEVDWAKLDIPKIDYQDAYYYAEPKQRPTIASLDELDPEIRRTYEKLGIPIEEQKVLAGVEGARKVAVDAVFDSVSVATTFREELNKAGVIFRSISEAVKEFPDLVRKYLGSVVPQRDNYFACLNSAVFSDGTFVYIPEGVRCPMELSTYFRINAENTGQFERTLIVADKGSYVSYLEGCTAPMRDENQLHAAVVEIFAHEDAEVKYSTVQNWYPGDAEGKGGIFNFVTKRAMCSGARSKVSWTQVETGSAITWKYPSCILKGEGSVGEFYSVALTNNRQQADTGTKMVHIGANTRSTIVSKGISAGRSDNTYRGLVRVLPGAENVRNFTQCDSLLLGDQCGAHTVPYIEVKNPTATIEHEATTSKISEDQLFYAMARGLDQEAAVALIVNGFAREVLKQLPMEFAVEAQKLLGISLEGSVG
- a CDS encoding SUF system Fe-S cluster assembly regulator — translated: MRLTHLADYAVVIMTAAARAPTGERLSASALAAATGVPLPTAQKLMGKLGLAGLLESVRGAGGGFTLSRPPAAISLADIIEAVEGPIAMTQCSGSDDASDCALDAHCRVKPHMNIVSTAVRGALAAVTLEQLARQRHLEPA